In a genomic window of Rhinoderma darwinii isolate aRhiDar2 chromosome 10, aRhiDar2.hap1, whole genome shotgun sequence:
- the LOC142661905 gene encoding ATPase family AAA domain-containing protein 3 isoform X2, which translates to MSWLFGYNKGQPAPPDVPGLPMPPPPPGGDGDGGDKNKPKDKWSNFDPTGLERAAKAARDLDQSRHAKEALGLAKMQEETLQMEQNAKIKEYEAAVEQLKNEQIRVQGDERRKTLNEETKQNQARAQYQDKLARQRYEEQLRQQQLLNEENLRKQEESVQKQEAMRKATIQHEMELRHKNEMLRIEAEARARAKVERENADIIREQIRLKAAEHRQTVLESIKTAGTVFGEGFRAFVSDWDKVTAAAAGLTLLALGVYSAKNATGVAGRYIEARLGKPSLVRDTSRITVLEAAKHPVKVSKRLFSKVQDALEGVVLSPKLEERVRDIAIATRNTKQNKGLYRNILMYGPPGTGKTLFAKKLAVHSGMDYAIMTGGDVAPMGRDGVTAMHKVFDWANTSKRGLLLFVDEADAFLRKRSTEKISEDLRATLNAFLYRTGEQSNKFMLVLASNQPEQFDWAINDRIDEIVNFALPGLEERERLVRLYFDKYVLKPASEGKQLQHMRQKMVC; encoded by the exons ATGTCCTGGTTATTCGGCTATAACAAGGGGCAGCCTGCGCCGCCAGATGTGCCAGGCTTGCCAATGCCCCCACCACCTCCTGGAGGggatggagatgggggagacaagAACAAGCCCAAGGACAAATGGAGCAACTTCGACCCCACAGGCCTTGAGAGGGCAGCTAAAGCAGCCAGGGATCTCGACCAATCAC GACATGCCAAAGAAGCCCTTGGCCTTGCAAAGATGCAAGAAGAGACCCTTCAAATGGAGCAGAATGCTAAAATTAAG GAATATGAAGCCGCCGTAGAACAGCTGAAGAACGAGCAGATCCGAGTGCAAGGAGACGAGCGCAGGAAAACCTTAAATGAAGAGACAAAGCAGAATCAAGCG AGAGCCCAGTATCAAGACAAACTAGCAAGACAGCGGTACGAAGAACAGTTACGACAACAA CAATTGCTGAATGAAGAGAATCTGCGAAAACAAGAGGAATCTGTCCAAAAACAGGAGGCCATGCGCAAAG CCACAATCCAGCATGAGATGGAGTTACGGCACAAGAATGAAATGCTGCGGATAGAAGCAGAGGCGCGGGCTCGAGCCAAGGTGGAGCGGGAAAATGCTGACATCATCCGTGAGCAGATCCGCCTGAAAGCTGCAGAACACCGGCAGACGGTTCTGGAGTCCATCAA GACGGCAGGGACGGTGTTTGGAGAAGGTTTTCGGGCGTTCGTATCAGACTGGGACAAAGTGACTGCTGCT GCAGCTGGGTTGACCCTACTTGCATTAGGTGTTTACTCTGCCAAGAACGCCACCGGTGTAGCTGGTCGTTATATTGAAGCACGCCTTGGAAAGCCCTCTCTGGTTAGAGACACATCCCGTATAACCGTGTTGGAGGCAGCCAAGCATCCAGTGAAG GTCAGCAAACGTCTTTTCAGCAAAGTCCAGGATGCCTTAGAAGGAGTCGTTCTTAGT CCAAAACTGGAAGAACGAGTAAGAGATATTGCAATTGCTACAAGGAACACGAAGCAGAACAAAGGTCTCTACAGGAATATTTTAATGTACGGTCCTCCAGGGACAGGGAAGACTCTTTTTGCCAAG AAATTAGCCGTGCATTCCGGCATGGATTACGCCATCATGACTGGTGGTGATGTTGCCCCCATGGGGCGTGATGGAGTTACTGCAATGCATAAAGTTTTCGACTGGGCGAACACCAGCAAGAGAGG CCTCCTGTTGTTTGTGGATGAAGCCGACGCTTTCCTGAGGAAGAGATCCACG GAGAAAATCAGTGAGGATCTGAGAGCGACACTAAATGCTTTTCTCTACAGGACTGGGGAGCAGAGTAACAA ATTCATGTTGGTGCTGGCCAGTAACCAGCCGGAACAGTTTGACTGGGCCATCAACGATCGAATAGACGAGATTGTCAACTTTGCTCTTCCAGGGCTTGAGGAGAGGGAGCGCCTGGTCCGTCTTTACTTTGATAAATATGTCCTGAAGCCGGCAAGCGAGGGAAAGCA